A single window of Nicotiana tomentosiformis chromosome 1, ASM39032v3, whole genome shotgun sequence DNA harbors:
- the LOC138906393 gene encoding non-specific lipid-transfer protein 1-like → MARFLVFLALALVIISKKGALGAPPSCPTVTTQLAPCLSYIQGGGDPSVPCCTGINNIYELAKTKEDRVAICNCLKTAFTHAGNVNPTLVAQLPKKCGISFNMPPIDKNYDCNTISMY, encoded by the exons ATGGCTCGGTTTCTTGTGTTCCTTGCTTTAGCCCTTGTAATAATTTCAAAGAAGGGCGCGTTGGGTGCTCCTCCTTCCTGTCCAACAGTTACAACGCAGCTGGCTCCTTGTCTATCGTACATTCAAGGTGGAGGTGATCCATCTGTACCTTGCTgcactggtataaataacatatATGAACTTGCTAAAACCAAAGAAGACCGAGTCGCTATCTGCAACTGCTTAAAAACCGCATTTACTCATGCTGGAAATGTCAATCCCACTCTCGTAGCTCAACTCCCCAAGAAATGTGGCATTTCTTTTAATATGCCTCCTATTGATAAAAACTACGACTGTAACAC GATTTCTATGTACTGA
- the LOC104118212 gene encoding long chain acyl-CoA synthetase 4-like, whose protein sequence is MEEKKYVVEVEKAKEGKDGRPSIGPVYRNVLATDSFRPLSYGLESCWDIFCESVTKFPESRMLGEREMFHGQAGKYVWLTYREVYDLVLKVGASIRVCGVKQGGKCGIYGANCSNWVISMQACNAHGLYCVPLYDTLGAGAVEYIICHAEVSIAFAEETKISEVLKTFPNAGKFLKTLVSFGKVTQEQKDMAGTFDLKLYSWDEFLLLGMQEKFDLPVKKKIDICTIMYTSGTTGDPKGVMISNESILSLISGVNHHMETMNEEFTDKDVYLSYLPLAHIFDRVIEELFISKGASIGFWHKDVKQLVDDIKELKPTVFCAVPRVLDRIYSGLVDKISSAGFLKHKLFNFAFNFKLGNMSKGYKHAEAAPIFDKIIFNKVKEGLGGNLRLILSGAAPLSSTVETYLRVVTCANVLQGYGLTETCAGSFVARPDELAMVGTVGPPLPIIDVCLESVPEMGYDALGNTPRGEICIRGKCLFSGYYKREDLTKEVLVDGWFHTGDVGEWQPDGSMKIIDRKKNIFKLSQGEYVAVENLEGIYSLASSVDAIWIYGSSYESFLVAVVNPNMGALQSWAEENGLTGDFDTICENPKAKAYILSELTNTAKEKKLKGFEFIKVVHLDPIPFDMERELLTPTHKKKRVQFLKYYQNIIDTLYESTR, encoded by the exons ATGGAGGAAAAGAAGTACGTAGTTGAGGTTGAGAAAGCTAAAGAAGGCAAAGATGGAAGGCCATCAATAGGACCTGTTTACCGTAATGTCTTAGCCACAGATAGTTTCAGGCCTTTATCTTATGGACTTGAAAGTTGCTGGGATATTTTCTG TGAGTCTGTCACAAAATTTCCAGAAAGCCGAATGTTAGGTGAGCGGGAAATGTTTCACGGTCAG GCAGGTAAATACGTTTGGTTAACTTACAGGGAAGTGTATGATCTAGTGTTAAAAGTTGGAGCTTCTATTCGTGTCTGCGGTGTTAAGCAA GGTGGAAAATGTGGTATATACGGCGCCAATTGTTCGAACTGGGTCATAAGCATGCAG GCCTGCAATGCTCATGGTCTTTATTGCGTCCCCTTATATGACACTCTAG GTGCTGGTGCAGTTGAGTATATCATTTGCCATGCAGAAGTTTCCATTGCTTTTGCAGAGGAAACAAAAATTTCTGAG GTGCTCAAAACTTTTCCTAACGCTGGAAAGTTCCTGAAAA CTCTTGTAAGCTTCGGTAAGGTCACACAGGAACAGAAAGACATGGCTGGAACTTTTGACTTGAAACTGTATTCTTGGGATGAGTTCTTGCTACTG GGAATGCAAGAGAAATTTGATCTTCCTGTTAAAAAGAAAATAGATATATGTACAATCATGTACACAAGTGGAACAACTGGTGACCCAAAGGGAGTCATGATTTCCAATGAGAGCATTTTATCCCTTATTTCTGGAGTGAACCACCATATGGAGACCATGAATGAAGAG TTCACTGATAAGGATGTATATCTGTCGTACCTTCCTTTAGCGCACATATTTGATCGGGTCATTGAAGAATTATTCATTTCCAAAGGTGCATCGATAGGTTTTTGGCATAAG GATGTTAAACAACTGGTTGATGACATCAAAGAGCTAAAGCCAACTGTATTTTGTGCAGTTCCGCGTGTGCTGGACAGGATTTATTCAG GTTTGGTGGACAAGATTTCTTCTGCTGGTTTcctcaaacacaaactgtttaaCTTTGCTTTTAATTT CAAACTGGGTAACATGAGTAAAGGGTATAAACATGCAGAGGCAGCTCCTATTTTTGACAAAATAATTTTCAACAAG GTGAAGGAGGGTTTAGGAGGAAACTTGCGTCTCATTCTATCGGGAGCAGCACCTCTCTCTTCCACTGTTGAAACATATTTACGAGTTGTGACATGTGCCAATGTTCTTCAAGGATATG GTTTAACGGAGACCTGTGCAGGGTCATTTGTTGCAAGACCAGATGAACTTGCAATGGTTGGTACTGTGGGTCCTCCTTTGCCAATTATAGATGTGTGCCTAGAATCTGTTCCTGAAATGGGGTATGACGCCCTTGGAAATACCCCTCGTGGAGAGATATGTATAAGGGGCAAGTGTTTATTCTCAGGATACTACAAGCGCGAAGACCTCACCAAAGAGGTGTTGGTCGATGGCTGGTTCCACACAG GTGATGTTGGTGAATGGCAGCCGGATGGGAGTATGAAAATTATTGACCGGAAGAAAAACATTTTCAAGCTCTCTCAAGGAGAATATGTTGCAGTTGAGAATCTGGAGGGCATTTATTCTCTTGCCTCTAGTGTGGATGCA ATATGGATCTACGGTAGTAGCTATGAGTCATTTCTTGTTGCCGTTGTGAATCCCAATATGGGCGCTCTTCAGTCCTGGGCCGAGGAGAATGGACTAACCGGGGATTTTGATACTATATGTGAAAACCCAAAGGCAAAAGCATATATTCTATCGGAACTAACCAATACTGCTAAGGAAAAGAAG CTGAAAGGCTTTGAATTTATCAAAGTTGTGCACCTTGACCCTATACCATTTGATATGGAGCGTGAACTTCTAACCCCAACTCACAAGAAAAAGAGGGTCCAGTTTCTCAAATATTACCAG AACATCATTGATACACTGTACGAAAGCACAAGATAA